The Polaribacter sp. MED152 region CAGATATGAATGATATGACGCAATTAACCTTTAATACAGGTTCTGAAACTAGTATAGCTATTTATATTAGAGCAATTGGGCCATATGATGCTTCAGCTCATGGAGATTCTGGTAAGGATAAAGGTTTTATGAATGGAGATACCGAAGTTAGAATAGATAACTTAGTACTTGCAAACTTAGGTGCTGCTTCATCTTCAGGGAACACAGTAGATCCTTTAACAGCTAGTGCTGCAGATTGGATTTCTTATTTCAATGCATTTAATGTTTCTGATGATGCTTTTGCGTTTGGTTTTCAATACAACATCCCAGAATCTAAAACTACAATAACATCTTCATCAGTTACACTTCAGCCAAATTTTGCAATTTGGGCAGCAGAGGCTTCAAATGCTGCTTGGTTTGATCAAAATGCAGCTACTCAAACTCCAGTTAAATATATAGAAGCTAATTCTTTTGTAGAAAGTAGTACAGAGTTTAATGGTGAAGATTTAACTTTTGAAGGAAATGTAAGTTCTTTTAATTTAGATTCAAATTATAAAGCGATCGCTTTTATTAAAGTGTTAGCATCAGATTATTCAAGCACTTTAGTTAATGAAAATGTTGAAATAACTGCTACAGGTGATTTTTCTGTAACAGTTCCTGCAAGTTCTCTTACAACAGGATTAGTAGTACAATATGGTTTTTCTATTATTGGTGTGCCTGCTGACCCTGCAAATGAATCAGCTTTAGGAAGTGTTGTTGTAGGTGCTAAAGCAACTGCTTCTGTTGATGATGTATTTGCATCTAACCTTACAGTTTATCCAAACCCAGCTAATTCTTTTGTTAATATTTCTTCTTCAGAAAACATTTCTGGTGTAGAGGTTTACAATGTAATTGGTAAAAGAGTTTTACAAGTTACTAATGTTGTAAACAATAGCATAGATGTATCTAGCTTATCTAAAGGAATGTATATCCTTAAAATTGCAAGCGGAGATTCTGTTGCAACTAAAAAGATTATAAAGAACTAAATTCTTTAAAATATTATAATTACAAGAGCTTCATTATGTAAAAATTTTGAAGTTCTTGTTTTATACAATAACACTAAAATTTTATAATGCTAAAAATTGCCAGACTTTTTCTACTTTCAATTCTAATATACTCATGTTCTAATGATAATAAAGTATTAGTAGACGATTCAGAAGGAAATCATCCAAATTTAATATTAACAAAATCAGCGGTTTCAGAAATCAAATCACAATTAGGTGCTATTCCTATTTTTGATGAAACACTGGCTTTGGCAAAAGAAGAAGTTGATGCAGCAATAGAAAAAGGAATAGATGTGCCAATGCCTAAAGATATGGCTGGTGGATACACACATACACAACATAAATTAAACTATGCTCACATGCAAAAGGCTGGTGTTTTATTTCAACTTTTAGGAGATGAAAAATACGCTGTTTTTGTTAGAGATATGCTCTTAGAATACGCAAAAATTTTTCCAACTTTTGATACGCATCCAGAACCTAGAAGTTATGCAACAGGTAAATTTTTCTGGCAATGTTTAAACGATTCTAATTGGTTGGTATATACAAGTCAGGCTTACGATTGTATTTACGATTGGTTACCAAAAGATCAAACTGCGTATTTAAACAAAAACCTGTTTAGACCTTATGCAGATTTTCTATCCGTTAAAAATCCAAAGTATTTTAATAGAGTGCATAACCATTCAACTTGGGGTAATGTAGCTGTTGGTATGATTGGTTTAGTAATGGATGATGAAGAGCTTATCAATAGATCTTTATATGGTTTAGAAAAAGGAAATGTAGACTTGAACGAAATAGATAATGATGGTGGCTTTATTTATGATAAAGAAGGCAAAGCTGGCTTTTTAGCCAATGTAGATTCGCCATTTTCACCTGATGGATTTTACACAGAAGGTCCTTATTATCAAAGATATGCTATGTATCCTTTTTTAATTTTTGCAGAAGCACTACAAAACAAAAAACCAGATTTAAAAATATTCGATTATAAAGAAGGTGTTTTAATAAAAGCAGTAGATGCTTTATTAAATCTTACAGATTCAGATGGCGAATTTTTCCCCTTAAATGATGGGCAAAAAGGAATGTCTTATTACACATCATCTTTAGTATCTGCAGTAGACATTGCCTACTATTATGGTAATCAAGACCCAAGATTATTGTCTGTTGCTAAAAAGCAAGGTACTGTACAATTAGATGCT contains the following coding sequences:
- a CDS encoding T9SS type A sorting domain-containing protein; this encodes MKKTLLLFCLILISALSYGQTQPVVHNATFNKIAKNSGSDCACSGWINKSVGDQGESSTKNSQDVVKLDDLESDAVYQEVAVEANSDYTLDLEYWFNDATTTTEYIEVIILKGSAYVSGYTPLYAEPATALQDDYGYETLAQVDDTNNHVARTTIVPPGNTDMNDMTQLTFNTGSETSIAIYIRAIGPYDASAHGDSGKDKGFMNGDTEVRIDNLVLANLGAASSSGNTVDPLTASAADWISYFNAFNVSDDAFAFGFQYNIPESKTTITSSSVTLQPNFAIWAAEASNAAWFDQNAATQTPVKYIEANSFVESSTEFNGEDLTFEGNVSSFNLDSNYKAIAFIKVLASDYSSTLVNENVEITATGDFSVTVPASSLTTGLVVQYGFSIIGVPADPANESALGSVVVGAKATASVDDVFASNLTVYPNPANSFVNISSSENISGVEVYNVIGKRVLQVTNVVNNSIDVSSLSKGMYILKIASGDSVATKKIIKN